Proteins from a single region of Streptomyces sp. TN58:
- a CDS encoding glutamate-5-semialdehyde dehydrogenase — protein sequence MTSLDDATATSPVLATAQAARTAAAAIAPLPRSAKDTALLAIADALEARTTEIVTANAVDTDKARAAGTSETVIDRLTLTPERVAAIASDVRDVAALPDPVGEVVRGNTLPNGIDIRQIRVPLGVVGIIYEARPNVTVDAAALCLKSGNAVLLRGSSSAYASNTALVAILRDAVVSAGLPADAIQLVPGESRDSVRELMRARGLVDVLIPRGGASLIKTVVEESTVPVIETGTGNCHVYVDAQADLDMAVDILLNSKAQRPSVCNAAETLLVHRDIAAAFLPRALDALADAGVTVHGDQAVIAAAEGTKATALPATDEDWAAEYLSYDIAAAVVDSLDDAVTHIRRWTSGHTEAIVTTSQAAARRFTQLVDSTTVAVNASTRFTDGGQFGFGAEIGISTQKLHARGPMGLPELTSTKYIVTGDGHVR from the coding sequence GCGACCGCGCAAGCCGCCCGGACCGCCGCCGCGGCCATCGCCCCACTCCCGCGGTCCGCCAAGGACACGGCCCTGCTGGCGATCGCGGACGCGCTGGAGGCCCGTACCACCGAGATCGTCACCGCCAACGCCGTGGACACGGACAAGGCCCGCGCCGCCGGCACCAGCGAGACCGTCATCGACCGCCTCACCCTGACCCCGGAGCGGGTCGCCGCCATCGCCTCCGACGTCCGAGACGTCGCCGCCCTCCCCGACCCCGTCGGCGAGGTCGTCCGCGGCAACACCCTCCCCAACGGCATCGACATCCGCCAGATCCGCGTCCCCCTCGGCGTCGTCGGCATCATCTACGAGGCCCGTCCCAACGTCACCGTCGACGCCGCCGCCCTCTGCCTCAAGTCCGGCAACGCCGTCCTCCTGCGCGGCAGCTCCTCCGCCTACGCCTCCAACACCGCCCTCGTCGCCATCCTCCGCGACGCCGTCGTGAGCGCCGGCCTGCCCGCCGACGCGATCCAGCTCGTCCCCGGCGAGTCCCGCGACTCCGTCCGCGAGCTGATGCGCGCCCGCGGCCTCGTCGACGTGCTCATCCCGCGCGGCGGTGCCTCCCTCATCAAGACCGTGGTCGAGGAGTCCACCGTCCCGGTCATCGAGACCGGTACCGGCAACTGCCACGTCTACGTCGACGCCCAGGCCGACCTCGACATGGCCGTGGACATCCTCCTCAACTCCAAGGCCCAGCGGCCCTCCGTCTGCAACGCCGCCGAGACCCTCCTCGTCCACCGCGACATCGCCGCCGCCTTCCTGCCGCGCGCCCTCGACGCGCTCGCCGACGCCGGCGTCACCGTCCACGGCGACCAGGCCGTAATCGCCGCCGCCGAAGGCACCAAGGCCACCGCGCTGCCCGCCACGGACGAGGACTGGGCCGCGGAGTACCTCTCCTACGACATCGCCGCCGCCGTCGTGGACTCCCTCGACGACGCCGTCACCCACATCCGCCGCTGGACCTCCGGCCACACCGAGGCGATCGTCACCACCTCGCAGGCCGCCGCACGCCGCTTCACCCAGCTGGTCGACTCCACCACCGTCGCCGTGAATGCATCCACCCGGTTCACCGACGGTGGCCAGTTCGGCTTCGGCGCCGAGATCGGCATCTCCACGCAGAAGCTGCACGCCCGGGGC